The genomic stretch ttatgtatttataacattactcttttgatataaataagaaaagtataaaaattaacaacagGGGAGGTAGATTCTCACCTGCAGAATTCAGTCAAAATACAGCAAACAACCCAGCCAACAACTAGCACAAAGCAACTAGTACTGAATATACTGgttattattcataaattcaGGAGGATTACATGAAAGAATGAGTCGAAATGGAAATTGGATGGTTCTGACAATCCGAAGAGTTGCGGCCTGCCCTTTCAGCCGAAGACAGCCTACAGCCCAAAACAATCTCCTCCTCCTTTTCTCACCTTCTCAGCTGCTTATAATGTCCTTGTCATAATAAACTTTACCCTCTTTACACCTAAGAGGTCTATGTGCCATTATTCATTACCCAATTTTCAGCAATGGACCCCACAACATTCttcatgatataaaattatattgtttatttttttttaggttcAATACCGCACAATCATATGCATTACTTTTCTTCGTGAAGACTAGTGCGCTAAAAAGACCCTAAAATAGACTAAGTAGAAATAGACGACTTTCACTAGCtagctaataattttttaaataataaataatatatttctgCTTATCTATTTGTTTCGTTGCATTATTTACTGTAAAAGTAGTAATGGGTTACATTCCAATTTTAGTTGATGAACAGGCAGGAACGACCAAAAATGAGATTTCTGCAATATATTGAAAAGTGCTCCCCAGTACAATGAGCAGGCTATGTTGTGGGATCAAAACCCCCTACTATTACAAAAGGTTTTGGTACCATTTGATGTTACACCAAGAGTTCTCATTCAGGCATACAATCTCATCAAATAACAATCTCATGATAATCTGAACAAACCAGCGGAGAATTATGTGAAAAACGTTCAGTCTGTTACCATGAAATCACCCTGCTTTGGATGAGTCTCTTGGGAATTGTGATTGCAAGCTCCTCAGAAAATCAGACAACGTTGCACTCGCAGCATGCCCTCTTTTGAGGCAGAGAAAATAGTCGTCCACTAGAGAACAAAGTTATACAAGAAATCAGTAAGAAAAAGATCCAGCAACACAATAGTTCTCCCTGACACTgcataataaaatatctaacAGAGGAAACATGGATAAGCTGTAGTTGGCATACCTGACATTGCACACCATGTGTAACAGATGTAATGATCCCATGCTCCATGGGTTCATCTTCCACCAATGACAATCCTTTTCGGAGGACCGAGAGAACTGAGTTTGGAAAGACTAAATAAGCAAATGCCTTCATTTTCTGTCATTGCACAAGATAAAGATTGTTAGGAGATAGGAATTTACATTAATTTCAGATGCCCCAGACTTGACTAATTTCAGAACACACATTATCACACTTCAAAGAACATATATCATTCGTCTACAACATCAATATCCATTGAGTAATATCCAAATTTACAGGGACTTTGATGTCAGCAAAATGATTAATGTAAAATAGAGAAAGCAATCATAATTGAACTTTATTCTAGCTAGATAATTTCTGTAACCTCACTCAAATCAGCAAAGAGATATTGTGAATTTAAACAAGGAAACTAAAGTAACCTGCTCTTCTAACTTCGTGTGGTCCAGAATCACATACCTACTTTCTGCCAACCAGCAACATATGGCAACTGCAGAATCCAGAATAAAATAGTGAGCAGCAGTgcctcaagtttaaaaaatatgaaagatgaCAGTAAGTTTTGGTGATTAACTACCAGGAAGATGCTTCATAGGAATTCCAGCATCTACAAGAGCAGACATGCTGCATTAATG from Mangifera indica cultivar Alphonso chromosome 6, CATAS_Mindica_2.1, whole genome shotgun sequence encodes the following:
- the LOC123218551 gene encoding exosome complex exonuclease RRP46 homolog, whose amino-acid sequence is MSALVDAGIPMKHLPVAICCWLAESRYVILDHTKLEEQKMKAFAYLVFPNSVLSVLRKGLSLVEDEPMEHGIITSVTHGVQCQWTTIFSASKEGMLRVQRCLIF